A window of Castanea sativa cultivar Marrone di Chiusa Pesio chromosome 1, ASM4071231v1 contains these coding sequences:
- the LOC142619764 gene encoding phosphatidylinositol 4-kinase gamma 5-like has translation MFPDLDPVHRQMALGPLGGKYHVNERMERKSSGKRRVFVQTETGCVLGMELDRSDNAHTVKRKLQLALNVPIEESSLICGDTVLKNDLSVVKNDSPLLLTRNFLHRSSSTPCFSPTGRDLQQRDQSGPIEILGCPNQSPRTKHLVKDIAKAIKSGIDPIPVRSGLGGSYYFRNCLGENVAIVKPTDEEPYAPNNPKGFVGKTLGQPGLKRTVRVGETGFREVAAYLLDHDHFANVPSTALVKITHTVFNVNDGVNGHIHQNRNQVSKIASLQQFIPHDFDASDHGTSSFPVTAVHRIGILDIRILNTDRHAGNLLVRKLDGVGRFGQVELVPIDHGLCLPESLEDPYFEWIHWPQASLPFSEDELQYIDHLDPFWDSDMLRMELPMIREACLRVLVLCTIFLKEAAAFGLCLAEIGGMMSREFRGHDEEPSELELICIDARTLLVERETSTSEVKDGDKDEFQFDLDCEEEVLELTSNMEEELTVETAFHFRPKGRNGHNLLYKLDESVEEEAAEDTEGDELPLRGDEHAGSVPDRNLNVSKLSLSMKNISVAEKSWRHPSASQKCGYLVGTSSGNRSANEQFPVSSSFVTLADMSEEEWRQFLECFRRLLKPAFDSYKSGSVGQRQRQRLGTSCQF, from the coding sequence ATGTTCCCTGATTTGGACCCTGTACATAGACAGATGGCACTAGGACCTCTTGGTGGTAAGTATCATGTTAATGAGAGAATGGAAAGAAAATCTTCTGGGAAGAGACGTGTGTTTGTGCAGACAGAAACCGGCTGTGTTTTGGGTATGGAGTTGGACAGGAGTGACAATGCCCACACAGTGAAGAGGAAGTTACAGCTTGCCCTTAATGTCCCAATTGAGGAAAGTTCATTGATATGTGGTGATACAGTGTTGAAGAATGATCTCAGTGTTGTTAAAAACGATTCTCCGCTTCTTCTCACCAGGAACTTCTTGCACAGAAGCTCGTCTACCCCATGTTTCTCACCCACTGGGAGGGATCTTCAGCAGAGGGATCAGAGTGGCCCAATTGAGATATTAGGGTGCCCAAATCAATCTCCTAGAACGAAACATCTGGTCAAGGATATTGCAAAGGCAATAAAGAGTGGCATTGATCCAATTCCCGTTCGTAGTGGGCTTGGAGGTTcttattattttagaaattgCCTTGGTGAAAATGTTGCTATTGTGAAACCAACAGATGAGGAGCCTTATGCCCCTAACAACCCAAAAGGTTTTGTAGGCAAAACTCTTGGGCAACCAGGCCTGAAACGTACAGTGCGGGTAGGGGAGACAGGATTTAGGGAAGTCGCAGCCTACCTTCTTGACCATGATCATTTTGCCAATGTGCCCTCTACTGCTCTTGTGAAGATCACACATACAGTTTTTAATGTCAATGATGGGGTAAATGGTCATATTCATCAAAACAGGAATCAGGTCAGCAAGATTGCATCACTGCAGCAGTTTATTCCTCATGACTTCGATGCTAGTGATCATGGTACATCTAGTTTCCCTGTTACTGCTGTGCATAGGATTGGGATTTTAGATATCCGGATTTTAAACACAGATAGGCATGCAGGAAACCTTTTGGTTCGGAAGCTTGATGGGGTGGGGAGATTCGGTCAGGTGGAGCTTGTTCCCATTGATCATGGCCTTTGCCTACCCGAAAGCTTGGAGGACCCCTACTTTGAGTGGATCCATTGGCCCCAGGCATCACTCCCTTTCTCAGAGGATGAGCTCCAGTATATAGATCATCTTGACCCATTTTGGGATTCTGATATGCTTAGAATGGAGCTGCCCATGATTCGAGAAGCATGTCTTAGGGTCTTGGTTCTATGCACAATTTTCCTCAAGGAAGCAGCAGCTTTTGGTCTTTGTCTTGCTGAAATTGGTGGGATGATGAGTAGGGAGTTTCGGGGCCATGACGAGGAGCCAAGTGAGCTTGAGCTTATATGTATAGATGCAAGGACATTGTTGGTGGAGAGGGAGACATCAACTTCTGAGGTGAAAGATGGAGACAAGGATGAGTTTCAATTTGACTTAGATTGCGAGGAAGAGGTGTTGGAATTAACTTCAAATATGGAAGAGGAACTGACTGTTGAAACAGCTTTTCATTTTCGACCAAAAGGTAGGAATGGCCATAATCTACTTTATAAGCTAGACGAGAGTGTTGAGGAGGAGGCGGCGGAAGATACAGAAGGGGATGAATTACCTCTAAGAGGAGATGAACACGCTGGCAGTGTGCCGGACAGGAATTTAAATGTTTCAAAGCTGTCCTTGTCTATGAAAAATATCAGTGTTGCTGAGAAGAGTTGGCGACACCCAAGTGCATCTCAGAAGTGTGGGTATTTGGTAGGTACATCATCTGGAAACAGGAGTGCGAATGAGCAGTTTCCTGTGAGTAGCAGTTTTGTAACGTTGGCAGATATGAGTGAAGAGGAGTGGAGGCAGTTTCTTGAGTGTTTCCGGAGGTTGCTGAAACCAGCTTTTGATAGTTACAAATCAGGAAGTGTAGGTCAGAGGCAGAGACAGAGACTTGGGACTTCTTGCCAGTTTTGA